One segment of Macrotis lagotis isolate mMagLag1 chromosome 1, bilby.v1.9.chrom.fasta, whole genome shotgun sequence DNA contains the following:
- the LOC141509850 gene encoding uncharacterized protein ZSWIM9-like isoform X2: MPEEGASPGSGPAAGGPSAGELGLGLEFHTWHHFSSFFDDWCERHQVLFIIASLKPLISLRQPPLPYLPSLAATLRFRFVRLICKHSGTYVGQSVVQRDQQSQKIDCPALITLRLGPKKDRLVVTEARLQHNHQLSAREFSRGFRRRQLEASLGLPIRITNSVSKRFLAPDLVWNLEDYSRAKDKGMCELLGEMHTLFRADPGAKVKLVFQEDVAILNSIFLATSHMRCLARSFPRLLFLDQVASLPGDFELYSVLCQDANGRGREVAYCLARRGTPDLLVFIVASLVQSAPEIKTLVECLTIGVACLTGVDAVEEVLPCARVQVCRAQVLEALGRRARELAVSGERHIVNLLHNLAHAASPKVYSQYLSDLEDVAPLEFLRYFLETWHPHKGTWAACWAYHRGESCPFVDHLEAHRQKLLPALAQDLSLAGSVRGLLDLESLPVELQGLQAEEVAERYLAVGPGEAAALVAEELALARHGGGIQAAEGGGFVLEGTSRGATFTVGADLASCSCSIFTAGHRPCRHIFAARLWAGKALFDASLLPPAGGNEG; this comes from the exons ATG CCGGAGGAAGGAGCCTCGCCGGGCTCTGGCCCTGCTGCTGGGGGCCCCTCCGCAGGCGAGCTGGGCCTGGGCCTGGAGTTCCACACATGGCACCACTTCAGCAGCTTCTTTGATGACTGGTGTGAGCGACACCAGGTGCTGTTCATCATCGCCAGCCTCAAGCCCTTGATCTCTCTGCGCCAACCTCCACTGCCCTACCTGCCCAGCCTGGCGGCCACCCTGCGCTTCCGCTTCGTGCGCCTCATCTGCAAGCACAGTGGAACCTATGTGGGGCAGAGCGTGGTGCAACGGGACCAGCA AAGCCAGAAGATTGACTGTCCGGCCCTCATCACCCTCCGCCTGGGTCCCAAGAAGGATCGTCTGGTGGTGACAGAAGCCAGGCTGCAGCACAACCACCAGCTCTCTGCCAGGGAGTTCTCTCGGGGCTTCAGGCGCCGCCAGCTGGAGGCCAGCCTAGGGCTGCCTATCCGGATCACCAACAGTGTCTCCAAGCGCTTCCTGGCCCCAGACTTGGTCTGGAACCTGGAGGACTATAGCCGGGCCAAGGACAAGGGCATGTGCGAGCTCCTTGGGGAGATGCACACACTCTTCCGggctgaccctggggccaaggtCAAGCTGGTCTTCCAGGAGGACGTGGCCATCCTCAACTCCATCTTCCTAGCCACGTCGCACATGCGCTGTCTGGCACGCTCCTTTCCCCGCCTCTTGTTCTTGGACCAGGTGGCCAGCCTGCCTGGAGACTTTGAGCTCTACTCTGTCCTCTGCCAGGATGCCAATGGGAGAGGCCGCGAGGTGGCCTACTGCCTGGCCCGCAGAGGCACCCCGGACCTGCTGGTTTTTATCGTGGCCTCATTGGTGCAGAGCGCCCCCGAGATAAAGACACTGGTGGAGTGTCTGACCATTGGGGTGGCCTGCCTCACGGGTGTGGATGCTGTGGAGGAGGTCTTGCCTTGTGCCCGTGTGCAGGTGTGCCGGGCTCAGGTACTGGAGGCCCTGGGGCGCAGGGCCAGAGAATTGGCTGTGAGCGGGGAGCGGCACATCGTCAATCTCTTGCACAACCTGGCCCACGCGGCCTCGCCCAAGGTCTACAGCCAGTATCTCAGTGACCTGGAGGATGTGGCTCCCCTAGAGTTCCTCCGCTACTTCCTGGAGACCTGGCATCCACACAAAGGCACATGGGCTGCCTGCTGGGCATACCATCGTGGGGAGAGCTGCCCCTTTGTGGACCACTTGGAGGCTCACAGGCAGAAACTGTTACCTGCTCTGGCCCAAGATTTGTCTCTAGCAGGATCTGTTCGGGGCTTGCTGGACCTTGAGAGCCTGCCCGTGGAACTTCAGGGGTTGCAGGCTGAAGAAGTGGCTGAGAGGTACCTGGCAGTAGGGCCTGGGGAGGCAGCAGCCCTGGTGGCTGAGGAGCTGGCGCTGGCCCGCCATGGTGGGGGCATCCAGGCGGCAGAGGGTGGGGGCTTTGTGCTGGAAGGGACAAGCCGGGGAGCCACTTTCACTGTGGGGGCTGACCTGGCCTCCTGTAGCTGCTCTATTTTCACAGCTGGCCACCGGCCCTGCCGTCACATCTTTGCTGCCCGCCTCTGGGCCGGGAAGGCCCTTTTTGATGCCAGCCTTCTACCCCCTGCAGGTGGTAACGAGGGGTAA
- the LOC141509850 gene encoding uncharacterized protein ZSWIM9-like isoform X1 — translation METAPASQRSAPRPLPRRRARAPRLEKQFSEDYNSQHATLSLPRPEEGASPGSGPAAGGPSAGELGLGLEFHTWHHFSSFFDDWCERHQVLFIIASLKPLISLRQPPLPYLPSLAATLRFRFVRLICKHSGTYVGQSVVQRDQQSQKIDCPALITLRLGPKKDRLVVTEARLQHNHQLSAREFSRGFRRRQLEASLGLPIRITNSVSKRFLAPDLVWNLEDYSRAKDKGMCELLGEMHTLFRADPGAKVKLVFQEDVAILNSIFLATSHMRCLARSFPRLLFLDQVASLPGDFELYSVLCQDANGRGREVAYCLARRGTPDLLVFIVASLVQSAPEIKTLVECLTIGVACLTGVDAVEEVLPCARVQVCRAQVLEALGRRARELAVSGERHIVNLLHNLAHAASPKVYSQYLSDLEDVAPLEFLRYFLETWHPHKGTWAACWAYHRGESCPFVDHLEAHRQKLLPALAQDLSLAGSVRGLLDLESLPVELQGLQAEEVAERYLAVGPGEAAALVAEELALARHGGGIQAAEGGGFVLEGTSRGATFTVGADLASCSCSIFTAGHRPCRHIFAARLWAGKALFDASLLPPAGGNEG, via the exons ATGGAGACAGCACCAGCTTCCCAACGCTCCGCCCCCCGGCCCCTTCCAAGGCGGCGGGCGCGGGCTCCACGGCTCGAGAAGCAGTTCAGCGAGGACTACAACTCCCAGCATGCCACGCTTTCCCTTCCCCGG CCGGAGGAAGGAGCCTCGCCGGGCTCTGGCCCTGCTGCTGGGGGCCCCTCCGCAGGCGAGCTGGGCCTGGGCCTGGAGTTCCACACATGGCACCACTTCAGCAGCTTCTTTGATGACTGGTGTGAGCGACACCAGGTGCTGTTCATCATCGCCAGCCTCAAGCCCTTGATCTCTCTGCGCCAACCTCCACTGCCCTACCTGCCCAGCCTGGCGGCCACCCTGCGCTTCCGCTTCGTGCGCCTCATCTGCAAGCACAGTGGAACCTATGTGGGGCAGAGCGTGGTGCAACGGGACCAGCA AAGCCAGAAGATTGACTGTCCGGCCCTCATCACCCTCCGCCTGGGTCCCAAGAAGGATCGTCTGGTGGTGACAGAAGCCAGGCTGCAGCACAACCACCAGCTCTCTGCCAGGGAGTTCTCTCGGGGCTTCAGGCGCCGCCAGCTGGAGGCCAGCCTAGGGCTGCCTATCCGGATCACCAACAGTGTCTCCAAGCGCTTCCTGGCCCCAGACTTGGTCTGGAACCTGGAGGACTATAGCCGGGCCAAGGACAAGGGCATGTGCGAGCTCCTTGGGGAGATGCACACACTCTTCCGggctgaccctggggccaaggtCAAGCTGGTCTTCCAGGAGGACGTGGCCATCCTCAACTCCATCTTCCTAGCCACGTCGCACATGCGCTGTCTGGCACGCTCCTTTCCCCGCCTCTTGTTCTTGGACCAGGTGGCCAGCCTGCCTGGAGACTTTGAGCTCTACTCTGTCCTCTGCCAGGATGCCAATGGGAGAGGCCGCGAGGTGGCCTACTGCCTGGCCCGCAGAGGCACCCCGGACCTGCTGGTTTTTATCGTGGCCTCATTGGTGCAGAGCGCCCCCGAGATAAAGACACTGGTGGAGTGTCTGACCATTGGGGTGGCCTGCCTCACGGGTGTGGATGCTGTGGAGGAGGTCTTGCCTTGTGCCCGTGTGCAGGTGTGCCGGGCTCAGGTACTGGAGGCCCTGGGGCGCAGGGCCAGAGAATTGGCTGTGAGCGGGGAGCGGCACATCGTCAATCTCTTGCACAACCTGGCCCACGCGGCCTCGCCCAAGGTCTACAGCCAGTATCTCAGTGACCTGGAGGATGTGGCTCCCCTAGAGTTCCTCCGCTACTTCCTGGAGACCTGGCATCCACACAAAGGCACATGGGCTGCCTGCTGGGCATACCATCGTGGGGAGAGCTGCCCCTTTGTGGACCACTTGGAGGCTCACAGGCAGAAACTGTTACCTGCTCTGGCCCAAGATTTGTCTCTAGCAGGATCTGTTCGGGGCTTGCTGGACCTTGAGAGCCTGCCCGTGGAACTTCAGGGGTTGCAGGCTGAAGAAGTGGCTGAGAGGTACCTGGCAGTAGGGCCTGGGGAGGCAGCAGCCCTGGTGGCTGAGGAGCTGGCGCTGGCCCGCCATGGTGGGGGCATCCAGGCGGCAGAGGGTGGGGGCTTTGTGCTGGAAGGGACAAGCCGGGGAGCCACTTTCACTGTGGGGGCTGACCTGGCCTCCTGTAGCTGCTCTATTTTCACAGCTGGCCACCGGCCCTGCCGTCACATCTTTGCTGCCCGCCTCTGGGCCGGGAAGGCCCTTTTTGATGCCAGCCTTCTACCCCCTGCAGGTGGTAACGAGGGGTAA